The Carassius gibelio isolate Cgi1373 ecotype wild population from Czech Republic chromosome B14, carGib1.2-hapl.c, whole genome shotgun sequence genome has a segment encoding these proteins:
- the LOC127971773 gene encoding D(1) dopamine receptor-like: MAGMALNSTTVIDSGLVETDRSTRVLTGCFLSVLILSTLLGNTLVCAAVTKFRHLRSKVTNFFVISLAVSDLLVAVLVMPWKAVTEVAGFWPFGAFCDIWVAFDIMCSTASILNLCVISVDRYWAISSPFRYERKMTPRVAFVMISGAWTLSVLISFIPVQLKWHKAQPIGFLEVNASRRDLPTDNCDSSLNRTYAISSSLISFYIPVAIMIVTYTQIYRIAQKQIRRISALERAAESAQIRHDSMGSSSNMDSESSFKLSFKRETKVLKTLSVIMGVFVCCWLPFFVLNCMVPFCKRTSTSLPCISPTTFDVFVWFGWANSSLNPIIYAFNADFRRAFAILLGCQRLCPGSISMETPSLNKN; encoded by the coding sequence ATGGCAGGGATGGCTTTGAACTCGACGACGGTCATTGACAGCGGCTTGGTGGAAACTGACCGCTCCACGCGGGTTCTGACCGGTTGCTTTCTGTCCGTTCTAATCCTCTCCACTTTGCTCGGgaacacactggtttgtgcaGCTGTCACAAAGTTTCGCCACCTGCGCTCTAAAGTCACCAACTTTTTTGTCATCTCGCTGGCCGTGTCAGATCTGCTGGTGGCTGTTCTGGTCATGCCCTGGAAGGCTGTGACAGAGGTTGCCGGCTTCTGGCCCTTTGGTGCGTTTTGTGACATTTGGGTGGCTTTCGATATCATGTGCTCCACGGCGTCTATCCTGAACCTGTGTGTTATTAGCGTGGACCGATACTGGGCCATTTCCAGCCCGTTCCGCTATGAGAGGAAGATGACTCCTAGAGTGGCCTTTGTGATGATCAGCGGGGCTTGGACTCTATCCGTGCTCATCTCCTTCATCCCGGTGCAGCTCAAATGGCACAAGGCTCAGCCGATAGGCTTTCTGGAGGTCAATGCATCTCGCAGGGATCTGCCGACGGACAACTGCGACTCCAGCCTCAACCGAACGTACGCCATTTCGTCCTCCCTCATCAGCTTCTACATTCCCGTCGCCATCATGATCGTAACATACACTCAGATTTACCGGATCGCCCAGAAGCAGATCCGACGGATCTCGGCTCTGGAAAGGGCCGCGGAGAGCGCCCAGATCCGCCATGACAGCATGGGCAGCAGCTCCAACATGGACTCGGAGAGCTCCTTCAAACTGTCCTTCAAAAGAGAGACGAAAGTCTTAAAAACGCTGTCTGTTATAATGGGGGTTTTCGTTTGCTGCTGGTTGCCCTTCTTCGTTCTGAACTGCATGGTGCCGTTTTGTAAGCGCACGTCGACCAGTCTCCCCTGCATCAGTCCAACAACGTTTGATGTTTTTGTCTGGTTCGGATGGGCCAATTCGTCTCTCAACCCCATCATATACGCTTTCAACGCCGACTTTCGCCGAGCTTTTGCCATCCTTTTAGGATGCCAGAGACTCTGTCCGGGAAGCATTAGCATGGAGACACCTAGCTTGAATAAGAACTAA